The DNA segment TGGTTAATCAAGTTTGATTGTGACTCTTGctcttctcagcttcacacagcAATGTTCCCTTTTCGGTTCTTGAACCCTTGCCTATTCAGCTCGTCTTAACTTAGACACGCTTTACTCTTTTTTGCTTGTTAGAACACTGGCTTTTGACTACGTACTTTGTGTTTATTTCACTGACGAAGATGAAGCTTTTCAATTTTTGAACTAGTCCAAGCCAAAAATGAATAGGAAAAAGAAGCTCCACGTAATGAACATGCCCATAAAGCTTTGGATTTCTTCCCCTGTCGGTCTCTTTTGGATCCTTCGCTTCTTTTGTGTGTAAATAATTGCTTGGCGCTAATGGGGTCCATGCCATGGCCTAGCACATAATTGTTTGACAGAGTGACGTTCATTTCACTTTAATTGCCATTTTGTTGGTATACTGTTTGTCATTTTAAGATCAATCAGAAGCACGCTTTGttgaaatttgagtattttattAGAGGGTTTGGGGGAAAAAGaagtaaacagcagaaaaccacCCTTGAACAGTGTCAGAAAGGGACAATCATATTGTAAAACAGATCAAACACACAAGACTGTATGAGTAATATTTTTCATAGATGATTCTTTAGTAATGATTGAGAGAGCCTTTGGCATAATGATATCTGGTCAAGGATTCAAATCTTGGACATAGTCTCTTAGGGAATAAAACTGTGCACATTTACCCTCCCATTcattactgttttttttttttccaatcgTGTTAGTGAATGTGAATTGAAATTTggcatatattttatttgtttatagaAGTATTCATGATCAAGCCATTTTACCTTAACTCACTTGACATGGCTTGCTATAGTCCACTGGATCATTCTTCCGTGACAAGAGCATGACACTTGGCAGCCTCATTGGTATTTCTAGCTTCTTAGAACTCTCAGGGAGATCAACAAGAGGAAGAATGGTGGAACCGTCGAAGGACAGCAAAAGGATTCACAAGCTGAAGCCTTGGTTGTTTTCACTTTGCTCAAGGCTAAGTACTGATGCAGTGAGTGGGAATGATGCCCCCTCTCTTGGTCACTACCTTGAAGCTGAGAGAAGAGTAGCGAGTACATACAGAAGGAACCAGTGTCCTACGACTTACGGACCCAATGTTTTCTCCCCTATTCAAGATTCAACCTCACTTTTAGTGGGTACCCAAATTGATCATTGGCCATCTGCTTCATTGGGTGATGATGGTGGACATTAACATGATTCTAACAGTGAACTAGAAGACTGATGGATAAGGAACAccaatagttttttttcttgttaGTGTGGATATTCAACATGTGATGATCCCtttttattgatttatatttcatttagaGGTCATGGAGTTCTTTATCTGTTTCAGGAGATTCTCCTGCTTGGTAATTAAATTTCAAGGCATTAGGATGTTCTATTCGTACTCCATTCTGCCCCATATAGTCTCCAGTTCTTCATGATAGTAATacaacaataaatacatgcTGCAGACCATAAATTTGAAGCCTCTTTAAGTTACTGAAGTTGCATATCATTCTGGAGTGGAAGAAGTAATTACATATTGGTTTGTGTGCTTGTTTCTATATTGGTGGGGATCACCAGTGATGATTAGTATGTCAAGTCCTTTCTCCTTTATTTCAAGGGGAAACAAAATAAAGTTGGTCATGCAAAAGtgcttcacataaaaaataaaataaagtgttGAAGTTTGGTGATTAAGGCTTCCTGGTTGAGTATACAGACTAAAGTAAAAATCTTTGAGACTAATCAAAACTAATTTTGACTTTTCCATCAGATGTTCACTATTCAAATTATGTGAACCAATTACTCTGCT comes from the Phaseolus vulgaris cultivar G19833 chromosome 8, P. vulgaris v2.0, whole genome shotgun sequence genome and includes:
- the LOC137827030 gene encoding uncharacterized protein At3g17950-like; the protein is MAQQEEGWPLGLRFLNSRLGLVRNGSGSASFSTVLTASHTPSTDSSSDLDMESTGSFFRDKSMTLGSLIGISSFLELSGRSTRGRMVEPSKDSKRIHKLKPWLFSLCSRLSTDAVSGNDAPSLGHYLEAERRVASTYRRNQCPTTYGPNVFSPIQDSTSLLVGTQIDHWPSASLGDDGGH